The segment CGCTGCGATGCCTTCGTTGCCGAACCTCGCAATCGCAACGCCCGACGCTACCGCTCCGCAGCCGGCCGAGGCCGCGCAGGGCGACCAGGCCGCCAAGCGCGCCTTCATGGCGCAGGCGTCCAGCCAGCGGACGGTCAGCGTCGAGCGCCTGACCGCGCCGGCCTCGCCCAACATCGTGCAGGCGGGCAGCATCGTGCCCGCGGCGCTCATCACCGGCATCCGCTCCGATCTCCCCGGCCAGATCACTGCCCAGGTGACGGCCAACGTCTATGACAGCCCTACCGGCCGCATCCTGCTCATCCCGCAAGGGGCGCGGCTGATCGGCGAATATGACAGCGAGATCGCCGCCGGGCAGACTCGCGTGCTGCTGGCATGGGATCGGCTCATCATGCCGGACGGCCGCTCGATCGTTCTCGAGCGCCAGCCCGGCGCCGATGCGGCCGGCTATGCCGGCTTGCAGGATCGCGTGAACCAGCATTGGGGCAATCTGCTCAAGGCGGCTGCCGTCTCGACGCTGCTCGGCGTGGGGGCCGAGCTGGGCGCGGACAGCGAGGATGACCTGACTCGCGCCCTGCGCCGCGGGTCGCAGGATACCATCAACCAGACCGGCCAGCAGATCGTGCGGCGGCAGCTCAACGTGCAGCCGACACTCACCATCCGGCCCGGGCATCCGTTGCGCGTGGTTCTGACCCGCGACCTCGTATTGGAGCCGGTTGGAGGCGCACGATGAGCAAATTGAAGCTGGGGCCGCTTCCCGACGAGAAGCCGATAAAGGCCACGGTGGACATTCCCGCTGCGGTATATCGCGAGCTGACCGCCTATGCGGAGGCACACGCGGCCGAGACGGGCAGTTCGCCTGTGCCGCCCGAGAAACTGCTAGTGCCGATGGCCATTCAGCTCATGGCGACGGACAGGGGCTTTCGCCGGTGGCTCGCGCAGCGGAAGTGAGAGCGCGCCGCCTGCCGTCAGTTGCCCATGAACTTCTTGAACCGCTCGCGGCCTTCCGCCTCGATCACCGCTTGCTCGGCGTTGGCGCACTCGTCGCCGCGCGCCGTTCCTTCCGCGCATTGCGCCACGACCTGCCGGGCTTCATCGAGATGCGCCGCGAAATACTGCATCCCGCGCGGCTCGGCCGGCGTCGGCGCGGCGACTGGCGGGGCGGCCACGATCGCCGCCCGTTCGACGGGCACGATCACCGGGCGCAGGACGAAACCCGCCCCGAACCCGATGATGAGCGTGACCAGCACGATGATGAGTGTCTTTCCTTGCGTCATGACGGCTCCTTTCCCGGTTGCTGAGACAGTGGTTGCGGCCCAGGCATGGACGGCATCGAATAGCGGGCGGTGACGAACTCAAGAAACCGGCGCAGCACCGGATTTTCATTGTCCTCGCGCCAATAGCCCGAGAAGCCGATCCGCGTGTGCCCGTTGGCCTCGTGGACCTCGCGGAAGACCACGCCGGGGACGTGGATGCCGAGCGCCGATTCCGCGACGATCGAGATATACCCGCCGAGCGCAATGACGCTCAGCACAGTGTCCCGCCTGATGTCGTCCATGTCGATCTCCGGTGAGTAGCCCGGCATCCCGAGCTTGCCGAGGAGCATGTTGCGCGTCTCGGGACCGGGATCTTGCTCGGTGAGCAAGAACCGCTCGCCGGTCAGGTCGGTCCAGTGGATGCGTTCGCGGGTCGCAAGCGCGTGGCTTTCGGGCATCGCCACCAGGATGCGCTCGCTCCAGAACGAGCGGCTCATCAGCCCTGGATGCGGCGCCTCGCCGATCATGATGGCGATGTCGAGCAGCCCGTTCTCGATGCCGGCCAGCAGCATCTCGCGGTCGCGCTCGAACCCGCGCAGCTTCACCTCGGAATGGCGCTCGCCGAACTTGCTCAGGGTCGCGCGCAGGTTTCCCGCCGAGAAGGACGTGTAGAAGCCTACCGCCAGCTTGCCGGCATGGCCGTTGGTCGTGGCGCTGACCCAGGCGTCCAGCTCGTCCCACTCCTTCATGATCCGCTTGGCGACCCGCAGATAGGTCGCCCCGTCCGCCGTCAGGGTGGCGCCGCGCGTCTTACGGTCGAACAGCGCCATGCCCAGCCGCTTCTCGGTTTCGAGGATGTAGCGGCTCAGCGTCGGCTGCTTGATGTTGAGGTTGCGCGCCGCGCGGCTGAAACTCCCTGCTTCTGCGGCTGCTATTAGATAGCGAAGCTGCCGTAGCTCGATCACTCATCTTCTCGCTTCAGTTTACGCTGGTTCCTGATCAATGGATCGATTCGAGGCCAATGGCAGAGCTCAAATCACCGCCGCACTGCCCGCTGGTGCATATTGCATTCTAGGCGTTGATCGAGGTGGGAACATTACTGTGATTCAGGCTCGGCCACGCTCACAATATGAATCAGGAGCCGGGCCAACAACGCAGCTCAACCAACCACGGGTCATCTTCCATACATTGCGAACAATGACTGTC is part of the Rhizorhabdus wittichii RW1 genome and harbors:
- a CDS encoding conjugation TrbI family protein (PFAM: conjugation TrbI family protein), with the protein product MTDPADNSPPEAAAPQAPRPDPQAFQLRGDPPRVMRLSRKALAAIGVVAGLGIGGSLIYALKPAGEKEAKELYSTDSRATSETITSGPRDYSQAPKLGPPLPGDLGGPIVSAQQRGENVPVPPVGAQPDPRAQAEEAARQRISQERDAARMSGVFLGGSSTGAAAMPSLPNLAIATPDATAPQPAEAAQGDQAAKRAFMAQASSQRTVSVERLTAPASPNIVQAGSIVPAALITGIRSDLPGQITAQVTANVYDSPTGRILLIPQGARLIGEYDSEIAAGQTRVLLAWDRLIMPDGRSIVLERQPGADAAGYAGLQDRVNQHWGNLLKAAAVSTLLGVGAELGADSEDDLTRALRRGSQDTINQTGQQIVRRQLNVQPTLTIRPGHPLRVVLTRDLVLEPVGGAR
- a CDS encoding Uncharacterized conserved small-like protein, translated to MSKLKLGPLPDEKPIKATVDIPAAVYRELTAYAEAHAAETGSSPVPPEKLLVPMAIQLMATDRGFRRWLAQRK
- a CDS encoding transcriptional regulator, LysR family (PFAM: regulatory protein, LysR; LysR, substrate-binding) encodes the protein MIELRQLRYLIAAAEAGSFSRAARNLNIKQPTLSRYILETEKRLGMALFDRKTRGATLTADGATYLRVAKRIMKEWDELDAWVSATTNGHAGKLAVGFYTSFSAGNLRATLSKFGERHSEVKLRGFERDREMLLAGIENGLLDIAIMIGEAPHPGLMSRSFWSERILVAMPESHALATRERIHWTDLTGERFLLTEQDPGPETRNMLLGKLGMPGYSPEIDMDDIRRDTVLSVIALGGYISIVAESALGIHVPGVVFREVHEANGHTRIGFSGYWREDNENPVLRRFLEFVTARYSMPSMPGPQPLSQQPGKEPS